The genomic window GGCCGGTGCCCGTGAGGAGACTGGTGGTAGGAGGGCTAGTCACCTGCCCGGCATGTATGGCTCGAGAGTCAACTCAATTTCTGCCGCCAGCAACGGGCCCACCTCGAGGAGAGGCAGCGTCATCAGAGGCGCGAGCTATCAAGGCCGACCAGGTGCTCAGCGTGGCGTGAGCTCTTCGAACGCATACTAGACGTGTGCTCTTTGAAGAAGGGTGTATTGCTAGAATGTTACCATAATCGTAATGTTAATGGACTGAAGACAAAGTTTCTTCAGGGTTGTATCAACGCTTTTTTGCCACAACATGCATTGCCATCAAATATTGACCTGATCTTTGAACTTACCGTAAGCGTGAAGCATGATTCACAATCTCCCTACAACTTCAAAGACTAATGGATTTGGCAGCGAGTACCTAGCAGCTGTCAGCAGATGCCGAACCTTGGCATGTTTCAATTGTAATGCAGCTCTGTGCCTATTCTTCCAACACGCTAGGAGAAAAGCGGCTTAGCTTCTTCCCCACGCTTTCAGGCGCCTCGGTCTCGCACGCTGACAGCTCCAATACGACTCCGCACCATGCATGAACAAAGTTGTGGTGTCCTCCAAACGTCGCCATGTCGTTCAATCTTTGTTTGAAGCTGTTACACTCTATGCATATGCAAGTGATGCGTGGACATCGTTCACTGTAACAGCTCAACCTTCCTAAAAGGCAACACGACACCAAAATGCGCTATACGCATTGCGGGTACAGGTCACATGAACAGTTCAAATGTCGAGAAGACTGACGTAGTGACAGGGTGCTCCGGCTCGACCACCGACCGCCGCAATGCCATGACATTGCTGGCTTCGAACTATGAGAACAAATCCGTTGATGTGCAGACATCGTAATCTGCGGGCGAGTCTCGGATGCAAGTCCGGTCATTGGTGCTGCGTATTGGTGGCACGAGTGGCAGCGATCAGATCTTGACAAGCTTGCGAATGCCTTCGTTGCGGGCCACTTATCGGAGTGCTCGTCGTACAGCACGGGCGGCAACTACACCGGGTTCAAGGACCTCGAGTGCCTTGGCTGGGACAACATTGGCTACCCCATCGTCGAAATCTCACGGCCTGGCGACGTTGTCATCACAAAAAACAAGGGCTCGGGAGGCGAAGTTTCAGTCAATACACTCACATCTCAGTGCCTCTACGAGATCCAGGGTCCTCGGTACTTCAACTCTGACGTGACCGCCGTGCTAGATCATATCTCATTTGAGCACATCTCAGGAACACCGCGTCGCTCTCAAAGGGGTCAAAGGTGCGCTTCCACTCCGACAACAAAAGTGGGGATTACTGTGAAGCCAATCCACCAAGCCGAGATGCACTGGTTCCTGACGGGATTGGACATACCTGCGAAAGCGCGCATGTTGGAGCAGCTCATCCGTGCGCAGGTGGGTTCTCATATTGAGGAGCTTGTGCACCTTTCTTTCCAGGTAATTGGATCCTGCGCAGAGAATCCCACAACTCAGAACGCCGCCACAGTCGACTTTCGTGCGATCGCTCAAGCACGTAGGGCCGATGATCTTGGCCCTGCGAAGTTGGTGCGGTCATGTATTGATCCCATCATGTGTGCTTACCCAGGCGGCAGCTTTAACCTCGATCTTCGACAAGCATTTCCCAAGGAAGTGTTCGACTACTTTGTCACTATCTTGCCCCCATTCGCTATCCAACACAAAGTGCACCTTGCGGCTGAAGCGGCGATTGACATGCCACCACCTTCAGACACTAAAATATGGCTAGATCAGTAGCCTACCCAAGATATCACAATCGCTCCAAGAGATCTTAGCAGCTTTCCTTTGCCGCCTGCGGCATTATTGCTCGAAACTATCAGGTAATCCCAGGATGCTGAACCTTCATCTATCCGCACATCTCCGTTTGTGCGCAATAGCAATTGCAGCCCAACGAAGAGACATCCGCTCTGTCACGTGTCTATAGATGCATCACCTCCGCTGTAGTTTCTCTTGATCGACCTTGGACTACTGTAGTCGTTGTAGCCTATCCAATGATAATATTGTTTATCCCCAGGGCTGATCTAGGCCCTCCACGTGCTACGGATCAGACGTGAGCTGTGAAATCGAGGAGTACAGTCAGCCAACATGCCAGCGGACCGACGTTTTGCCCTTTACTCGATGCAAACACGGCATACCATCTGCACCGTGGAGATGCTTCGCAGATGCACTGCAGCACTTCTGCATAAGATTGCGACCCGTGCTGCCGATATCGGAATCGTCTCAGGACACGCTTGAGCTGACCAACGCTAAGAGCTTAACCTTGCCTTAGCAGCTCCACCTAACCAACGCTAGGGATTATCTTTTAAAGTTTTAAACCTATTTAACGTAGAAGAAAATATAAACATGTTAGCATGTTAGGATTATATTTATAACAAAATCTTAGATCTTAAATCTTAGGGTTGGAGTTAgtttaaggttagggttagcttaaggttagggttatttttaggttagggttatctaaatctattatattttattattatagagtgCAGCAGCTACAAAGATTTTTATTTTGGTGTTCTTGCGTGTTGCTTGGACTAAGTAGGTGAGTCAGTGGTCAGGTCAGCTTTAGCGTTGGTCAGCTCAAGTGTATCCTCGAATCGTCTACGGCTGACCGCTTATCGCCTAGATCGACGTCTCCTTATCAGCTATCTGCTGTTTACCTCACCAAAACCATCAGCCTTACAACGGCTTGTTAACTCCATGCCCAGAGCTGGACTAGCTTGGAGCATACGTTCAACCATGGAGAGCAAATCATCGATCCTTCAAAGTGGGGCAAACGGTTCGATGTACTCCGCTATAACCCCGACCAccctgccgccgccgcccaccAGGCCCCGTCCGTGCTTATCAGCGCACGCAAAGTGACCGGCAAGCAAGCCAACCACGAGCATTCAATGCGAGTGTAAACCCTCCGGGGTCCTGTTCATCGCTTCGCTTCCGGTCTGGTTCATCGACATGCATACATAGTATCTCGCGTTTGACCTTGGGCTATCTGTAGCCAATCAGCAGCGTGTACATCATGCTGTCCATGCGGGTGAACAACGTCGCGATAGCAGTTGTGTGGTTGGTATCGTTGGCTGAACATGGCGTGGATCGCCACATGTATAGATACTGCCAACGCCGCCGATCTGGGGCCACGTTGGTAACCAACGGCTCTCTACGCGACACATATCAGCTTCCGGCAAAATGGCAGGCGGTCCCGCACCTACAGGTCCTTCGGCCTCGCCTTTGGGCCAGGCTTGGGGTTATGGCATTGTGCTTGGTCTTGGATTCTTGTTCGCACTTGGCATGGTGAGGAACGTGAAATGCAACGTTAGGGACGTTGATCTGATGATATGGGCAGGTCTTCACTACATGGGTCTTGAGACGATACAACAATGAGTTGCAGACTTCTGAGATGTTCTCGACGGCCGGTCGTACGGTCAAGTCTGGTCTTGTCGCCAGTGCTGTTGTGTCTTCGTGGACCTGGGCTGCGACTCTGTTGCAGTCAAGCAGCGTGGCTTTTCGATACGGTATGTACTGTTGTTTGCATCGTACAAAGTTGAGGTGGGTCACAGAACTAACGCTACAAAGGTGTCTCTGGCCCCCTGTGGTATGCTGCTGGTGCTACCGTGCAGATTTTGCTGTTTGCGACGGTTGCTATCGAGCTGAAGAGAAGAGCACCCAACGCCCATGTGAGCATGGCAGTTATATTGCTGAGAAAGGCGTGATCTGACGACCCACCAGACCTTCCTTGAGGCAGTCCGTGCCCGCTATGGAACAGCCACACATTTCGTGTACATCACTTTCGGCTTGTTCACCAACATCCTTGTTACAGCTATGCTGCTTACTGGTGGCTCCGCTGTTGTGACGTCTTTGACCGGAGTTCCTACTGCAGCTGCTTGCTTCCTGCTCCCAGTTGGCGTTGTTATTTACACCATGTTTGGTGGCATCAAGGCCACTTTCCTTACCGACTATGTCCACACTGTTATCTTGCTCGTCATCATCCTGACCTTCGCATTCACCACCTATGCGACCGGAAACAGGCTAGGCTCTCCACGAGCTGTGTACGATGCACTGCAAGATCTCTCAGCCCACACTCCGGTGGCGGGCAATGCTGGTGGAAGCTATTTGACAATGAGAAGCAAAGAAGGTGCCATCTTCTTCGTCATCAACATCATCGGTAACTTTGGCACTGTGTTCATGGACAACGGTTACTACAACAAAGCCATCGCTGCTAGTCCTGTTCATGCACTACCCGGGTACATCATTGGAGGTAAGAGCCAGTTCAGCTTCTCCCAGGAATTGGTCAGCTAATCCAATATAGGGCTCTCGTGGTTCGCCATTCCCTGGCTGTGCGCAACAACAATGGGTCTCGCCGCTCTAGCTCTACAAGGAAGCGAGTACTTCCCAACATACCCAAATCCAATGGCCGACGCGGATATCAGCGCCGGTCTTGTCTTGCCCTACGCAGCCACTGCCATCCTTGGATCTGGAGGTGCCGTAGCAACGCTCTTGATCGTCTTTATGGCCGTCACTAGTGCCTTCTCCGCTCAGCTCATTGCGGTATCTTCCATCTTGACATACGACATCTACAACACCTACATCAACCCCAAGGCCAGCGGCAAGCGTCTCGTTTACACATCTCACACATGTGTTGCAGGCTTTGGACTCCTCATGGCCGCGTTCTCCACTGGTCTGCACTACGCTGGCATTAGCATGGGATACCTATATCTTCTGATGGGCGTCATAATTTCGTCTGCCGTCCTTCCTGCAACGCTGACGCTGATGTGGAAGGGCCAAAACTTCTGGGCGGCCACACTCAGCCCTGTCCTTGGACTCTGCTGCAGCATCATCGCCTGGCTCGTCACAACCGCCAAGCTCAACGACGGCGTCGTCAACGTCGAGACCTCTGGCGCCAACAACCCCATGTTGGCAGGAAACGTGGTGGCGCTGCTGAGCCCAGCCATCTTCATCCCAGTCCTCACGCTGATCTTCGGCGTCGCAGACTACGACTGGGTCAGCATGAAGAACATCCGTCTCATCGATGATTCCGACGTCGCGGCCGCCGCACATGTCGATCCCGAAGCCCTGGTCGGCCGTCACACAGCGCTGAGCCCAGACGCCGAAGCAGCCGAGCAAGCGAAGCTCCTGCGCGCGTCCAAGATTGCAAAATTCACCACCGCAACCATGACGCTTgtcctcctcgtcctctGGCCCATGCCACTCTACGGCACCGGCTACATCTTCAGCCCCGGTTTCTTCGCCGGCTGGGTCGTTGTCGGTATCATCTGGCTCATGTGCTCGACGCTTGCCGTTGGCGTGTACCCGCTGTGGGAGGGCAGGATGAGCCTCGCTAGGAACTTTGGCGGTATGTGGCGCGATGTCACTGGTAAAGGTCCCAAGCGACACGGTCAGCATATTGAGGTTGTTGATGGTGAGAACACAGCAGAGAGCGGGGCGCATACCCCGAAGGAGGCAGCGGCGGATGAGAAGGCTATGGAGGTGAAGTAAGTTCTAGTTTTCCATCAAAacgaagaaggaggaggggAGAGGGGGAAGGAGGGAGAAATTGGTGATTTGATACCCCTGTCTATGGTTCGCTTGAGCATACAATTGGCTTGAGAAGCCTGGTGTGAAGATGAG from Ascochyta rabiei chromosome 2, complete sequence includes these protein-coding regions:
- a CDS encoding urea active transporter, with amino-acid sequence MAGGPAPTGPSASPLGQAWGYGIVLGLGFLFALGMVFTTWVLRRYNNELQTSEMFSTAGRTVKSGLVASAVVSSWTWAATLLQSSSVAFRYGVSGPLWYAAGATVQILLFATVAIELKRRAPNAHTFLEAVRARYGTATHFVYITFGLFTNILVTAMLLTGGSAVVTSLTGVPTAAACFLLPVGVVIYTMFGGIKATFLTDYVHTVILLVIILTFAFTTYATGNRLGSPRAVYDALQDLSAHTPVAGNAGGSYLTMRSKEGAIFFVINIIGNFGTVFMDNGYYNKAIAASPVHALPGYIIGGLSWFAIPWLCATTMGLAALALQGSEYFPTYPNPMADADISAGLVLPYAATAILGSGGAVATLLIVFMAVTSAFSAQLIAVSSILTYDIYNTYINPKASGKRLVYTSHTCVAGFGLLMAAFSTGLHYAGISMGYLYLLMGVIISSAVLPATLTLMWKGQNFWAATLSPVLGLCCSIIAWLVTTAKLNDGVVNVETSGANNPMLAGNVVALLSPAIFIPVLTLIFGVADYDWVSMKNIRLIDDSDVAAAAHVDPEALVGRHTALSPDAEAAEQAKLLRASKIAKFTTATMTLVLLVLWPMPLYGTGYIFSPGFFAGWVVVGIIWLMCSTLAVGVYPLWEGRMSLARNFGGMWRDVTGKGPKRHGQHIEVVDGENTAESGAHTPKEAAADEKAMEVK